In Collimonas arenae, a single genomic region encodes these proteins:
- a CDS encoding LapA family protein, with protein sequence MKIISRILSILLFVVFFGFALQNKGNVDLQFFPGTIMQGPLVLFLLGFFVFGAILGVLAMAPSVFRHRRNAAKTKKVLTSMQKEQEAQRLAEAQAPQPDSVKNI encoded by the coding sequence ATGAAAATCATTTCCAGAATTCTTTCGATCCTGCTGTTTGTCGTATTTTTCGGTTTCGCGCTGCAGAACAAAGGCAACGTCGATCTCCAGTTCTTCCCAGGCACCATCATGCAAGGGCCGCTGGTGTTGTTCCTGCTAGGCTTCTTCGTCTTCGGTGCGATCCTTGGCGTACTGGCGATGGCGCCATCGGTATTCCGTCACCGTCGTAATGCGGCAAAGACTAAAAAAGTCCTGACCTCCATGCAAAAAGAGCAAGAAGCGCAACGACTGGCAGAGGCGCAAGCCCCGCAACCGGACAGCGTCAAGAATATATAA
- a CDS encoding integration host factor subunit beta: MTKSELIARLAERYPQLVAKDADYAVKTILDAMADALATGQRIEIRGFGSFALNRRPPRIGRNPKSGDKVMVPEKRVPHFKPGKELRERVDAMVGQPIQED; encoded by the coding sequence ATGACAAAGTCGGAGCTGATTGCCCGCTTGGCCGAGCGTTATCCGCAACTGGTAGCCAAGGATGCGGATTACGCGGTGAAAACCATACTCGATGCAATGGCGGATGCTTTGGCAACCGGCCAGCGTATCGAGATTCGTGGATTCGGCAGTTTTGCGCTGAATCGGCGGCCGCCACGGATCGGGCGTAATCCCAAGTCCGGCGACAAAGTGATGGTGCCTGAAAAACGGGTGCCGCATTTCAAGCCTGGCAAGGAATTACGCGAACGAGTCGATGCGATGGTCGGGCAACCGATTCAAGAAGACTGA
- the rpsA gene encoding 30S ribosomal protein S1 yields the protein MSITVLSPASAGADEFAALFEESLSRQDMRSGEVISAEVVRLDHNFVIVNAGLKSEAFIPIEEFKNDNGELEVAVGDFISVAIESLENGFGDTILSRDKAKRLASWLSLEKAMESGEIVTGTVNGKVKGGLTVLTNGIRAFLPGSLVDTRPVKDTTPFEGKTMEFKVIKLDRKRNNVVLSRRAVIEASMGEERQKLMETLKEGTIVTGVVKNITDYGAFVDLGGIDGLLHITDLAWRRVRHPSEVLTVGQEITAKVLKYDQEKNRVSLGVKQLGDDPWTGLSRRYPQSTRLFGKVTNLTDYGAFVEVEQGIEGLVHVSEMDWTNKNVAPNKVVQLGDEVEVMVLEIDEDRRRISLGMKQCKANPWDDFAVTHKKGDKVKGAIKSITDFGVFIGLAGNIDGLVHLSDLSWTETGEEAVRRFKKGDELEAIVLAIDVERERVSLGVKQLEGDPFNNFAAMNDKGALVSGTVKSVEPKGAVIQLSDEVEGYLRASEISRDRVEDAGTHLKVGDTVETMVINIDRKARGIQLSIKAKDNVETQEAMQKLSSASDSNAASGTTSLGALLKAKLDNKN from the coding sequence ATGTCCATCACTGTTCTGTCCCCTGCATCTGCCGGCGCCGATGAATTTGCCGCGCTGTTTGAAGAATCGCTGTCACGTCAAGACATGCGTTCTGGTGAAGTGATTTCTGCTGAAGTCGTGCGCCTTGACCATAACTTCGTTATCGTCAACGCAGGCCTCAAGTCCGAAGCCTTCATTCCAATCGAAGAATTCAAAAATGACAACGGCGAACTCGAAGTAGCTGTCGGCGATTTCATCTCCGTCGCTATCGAATCGCTGGAAAACGGTTTCGGCGACACAATCCTGTCGCGCGACAAGGCCAAGCGTCTGGCATCGTGGCTCTCGCTGGAAAAAGCGATGGAGTCCGGCGAGATCGTTACCGGTACTGTCAATGGCAAGGTCAAGGGCGGCCTGACCGTTCTGACCAACGGCATCCGTGCCTTCCTGCCGGGTTCGCTGGTCGACACCCGTCCGGTCAAGGACACTACGCCGTTCGAAGGCAAGACCATGGAATTCAAGGTCATCAAGCTCGATCGCAAGCGTAACAACGTCGTGTTGTCGCGTCGCGCAGTTATCGAAGCTTCGATGGGCGAAGAGCGCCAGAAGCTGATGGAAACCCTGAAAGAAGGCACCATCGTTACCGGCGTCGTCAAGAACATCACCGACTATGGCGCATTCGTGGACCTGGGCGGCATCGACGGCCTGTTGCACATCACCGACCTGGCATGGCGTCGTGTGCGTCATCCTTCGGAAGTGCTCACAGTCGGTCAAGAGATCACTGCCAAGGTCCTCAAGTACGATCAAGAAAAGAATCGCGTTTCCCTGGGCGTCAAGCAACTGGGCGATGATCCTTGGACCGGTCTGTCACGTCGTTACCCACAAAGCACCCGTCTGTTCGGTAAAGTCACCAACCTCACCGACTACGGCGCATTCGTTGAAGTCGAACAAGGTATCGAAGGCCTGGTCCACGTTTCCGAAATGGATTGGACCAACAAGAACGTGGCGCCAAACAAAGTCGTTCAATTGGGCGATGAAGTTGAAGTCATGGTTCTGGAAATCGACGAAGACCGCCGCCGTATCAGCCTGGGCATGAAGCAATGCAAAGCTAATCCTTGGGACGACTTCGCTGTTACCCACAAGAAGGGCGACAAGGTCAAGGGCGCGATCAAATCGATAACCGACTTCGGCGTGTTCATCGGCCTGGCCGGTAACATCGACGGTCTGGTGCATCTGTCGGATCTGTCCTGGACTGAAACCGGCGAAGAAGCCGTTCGTCGCTTCAAGAAGGGTGACGAGCTGGAAGCCATCGTTCTGGCAATCGATGTTGAGCGTGAGCGCGTTTCCCTGGGCGTCAAGCAACTGGAAGGCGATCCATTCAACAACTTCGCTGCAATGAACGACAAGGGTGCACTGGTTTCCGGTACAGTCAAGTCGGTCGAGCCTAAGGGCGCCGTGATCCAGTTGTCGGATGAAGTTGAAGGCTACCTGCGCGCTTCCGAAATCTCCCGCGATCGCGTGGAAGATGCCGGTACGCACCTGAAGGTCGGCGACACAGTCGAAACCATGGTCATCAACATTGACCGCAAGGCTCGCGGCATCCAGCTGTCGATCAAGGCGAAAGACAATGTTGAAACCCAGGAAGCAATGCAAAAGCTGTCTTCGGCTTCTGACTCCAATGCCGCTTCCGGTACGACTAGCCTGGGCGCGCTGTTGAAGGCCAAGCTCGACAACAAGAACTAA
- the cmk gene encoding (d)CMP kinase, with translation MPSSHIPVIAIDGPTASGKGTVAQKVAQHLGFHYLDSGALYRLTALSVLRRNTPLDDEHALAKAAEHLHCHFNGAHIFLANEDVTNDIRAEEVGNMASKIAAIPTVRQALYGLQLSFRQPPGLVADGRDMGTVIFPHAGLKVFLTASVEARAQRRYKQLIDKGFSANMEDLSKDLTERDARDSNRSSAPLKAAEGAHLLDTSAMTADQAVEQVLSWYASAKSS, from the coding sequence ATGCCTAGCTCCCATATTCCTGTCATCGCCATCGATGGCCCAACGGCATCCGGTAAAGGCACCGTAGCGCAAAAGGTTGCACAACACCTGGGTTTTCATTATCTCGATTCCGGCGCGCTGTATCGTTTGACCGCATTATCCGTACTGCGTCGCAATACGCCGCTGGACGATGAGCACGCCTTGGCCAAGGCCGCGGAGCACCTGCATTGCCATTTCAACGGTGCTCATATCTTCCTGGCGAACGAGGACGTGACCAATGATATCCGGGCCGAAGAGGTTGGTAATATGGCGTCAAAAATTGCTGCAATACCAACGGTTCGACAAGCCTTGTATGGCTTGCAATTGAGTTTCCGGCAACCCCCGGGGCTGGTCGCCGACGGTCGCGATATGGGGACGGTGATCTTCCCCCATGCCGGTCTGAAAGTGTTTTTGACCGCTAGCGTCGAGGCCAGGGCCCAACGGCGCTATAAGCAATTGATTGACAAGGGTTTTTCTGCTAATATGGAAGACCTCTCAAAGGATTTGACGGAGCGTGATGCGCGCGATAGCAACCGCAGCTCGGCACCGTTAAAGGCTGCGGAAGGGGCGCATTTGCTGGATACCTCTGCGATGACCGCTGATCAGGCGGTCGAACAAGTACTTAGCTGGTATGCATCTGCCAAGTCGTCCTGA